Genomic DNA from Melospiza georgiana isolate bMelGeo1 chromosome 3, bMelGeo1.pri, whole genome shotgun sequence:
TCAAATAGGATACAGAGGATTTCAAAGCCAGTCTggtattttaaaaggaaagtcTGGTTACCTTTCCAGTGGGTACAGTCGGGACAGGAATTGCTTCTTATTAACCTACATGGTTAAAGTTGAAATATCTTTCTACTGAAGCCCTGGGTCTTTTTAACTGAGTTGGACATTCCCATCATTTCTTCCAGGGACTTCAGCATCCTAGCTTTTCTATGTCTTCCCTCCCACATCCACTTTCCTCGCTGAAGGTTTAGGTAATAATGTTAAGTACCAAGAACCAAAGCACCTTGGTCTCAGAAGTACCATGAAGCACATACACCAACCATGGTACATTTTCACAAATTagccccaggctgctggctTGGCATCAGTCACTAACCTGGAGACGGGAAATCCTTGTCAcagcagcttgcagaagtgTGAGCACATCAGATCTATGCCAGGAACTGTACTCATCACCTGCATTGGCCTTTTTCCAACAGGGAACCATCACATAAGAATTGCCAGTGGCTAGCTGAGTGCCTTGATAAACAGAAGCATTGGAGACACTGACAAGAATATATAACTTTTGCTCACAGCTCACCAAAGACTTAACACCTTCCACTGGATAGTGTAGCCTTTGACAAGGCCAAGGAGAGAGCTGCCAGGAGCAATGCAGGGCCTCTTCAATGtgctgttgcccagctctgccatcaaaacatctctgctccttcccacacTGCAAGAGAAGCAGAAGCCTGGGGAGTtctggcacacacagagctccacaAACCTTGCTGAATATTTCAATAGgagcacagaaagctgccagccCCTTGGCCTCATGCATGCAGTAGGTCAGGACAAAAGGACATTAGGCCTCGGCTCCAGGAGTTACCTTGGGTACTCTGGCAGCAGGTGCTACCTGGGCTATACTCTTATATACACTACCAGGGCAAAGCCTCATCCTGTGCCTTCTGCATACCATCCCCTGGTTCCACCATCTCCAGGAAATCAGCTCTGGAGAATATCAGGATAGAAGTTGTGGAGCCTTCCCAGTCCCATCAGTCCCTGAAGAATCcaagctgggctcagcccctcccTGCACCCTCAGGAGAGCAGGGTTAGGGGTAGTGTGCTTGGATGAAAGACAGAACAGTCTCCTTTGATAGCTTCTCTGGATCTTGTCTTTTCTGAGAGTCGTGCACTTTGACACCTTCCCCCCATTCCCAGAAGAGGCGGCTGTAATGGCAGACACTGTGGGCAGAGAGGAGAGCAAGGTTAGTttggcagggaagggaaagggaacacTTCCATCCCAGTGAGAGACAGCTGCCCTTGCTATGAGAGCCACACAGGAATACTCAGAGCAGGTGCCTTAGAAAAGACCAGTGCATTTATTCATTCACCTTACAAACTCTACAGCCCTCAAAGTACAGCAACAGCCAAGCCTAAGAGATTTCCATGGAAACAAACTTGTTAATTCTAGCTTCACTCAAATTCAGTTCAGTATTTGCTGGAAGGAGTCAGGTCACTAGGGGAAAACCCTACCTCCCCCTAAAGTTTCTCAGAGGATGAAACTGTCATTGCAGGCAATGGAAAGACCTTAATGAAGAATTTAGAAAGTCTGCCAGGAGCAGCAACCTAATCCCTCACCACATACCTACCATAATCAGTAACAGCTGTCCTATGTAGCTTTGCAAACAAACAGCACTTCCCATGGCACAAAAGCAGCTAGGAtcattccctccttcccctcatGTGAAATAACTGAGccctgctttgctgctgagAGTTCTGGTCCTACAATGCCATCTCCCACTCCATCCATCAAGCACAGCCCTCCCTCACTGCATCAACACAGTCCCAGCCATAATGAAATCAGAGCTGCTAATTACTGCCAACACAGCAGCCTTTAGTTTTGTACAATTACTGACACTTAATATTCATAGCTTATTTAATGCTTCTGTTCTAACAAAGCAGTACCAGCACAGCGACAAGAGCACATGTCAGTGGCTAATTATAGACATATTAGTACTCACTAACCACAACACATCCCTTCTGGAGTCCCACACAAGCACTCCCTCCACCTCCTCCGCCATTCCTGTAGATTCATGCTAGCCTATTTCAGAGTACATAGGCAGAACTAACCCCACCCCGACACACTGAGGGAAAAAGCATCATGTGCCTCTCCTTTTAAGCCTGTTCTGCCATTCACCACATGAAGAAAGGCTTAAGGATTCTTGAAAGCACTGCTCTAAGACAGTAAGGAGGTTCAAAGTGAGAAAATCAGGAGTGCTATTTCATATCAAGTTCTTACTCAGAGGCACAGTCTTGAGTAATGGTAGTAGTGCAGAACATCTCTACCCAGGAGCCCTGAGGCACCAGACTCAGCATTTGCTGTACTTGGGTAATGCCCTCAGCCTAGTACTCAGTAGATAGGGATGGTTTTCAGCAGCCACAATGTTAATAACTATCCAATGGCAGGCCACTCCATCCTTTCCCAAGGAGCTACTGTTTTACTCTCTCACTCTCTTTAAAAAAGCTCCCAGCTTCCCACAGGTTATTCAGAGCCTGGGCTAAATGAGCTGGgatttgcttttaaattagCAACTTCCAACCAAACATGTTAAATACAGAGATGCAGCAAACTACAGTTGCTGGGCTCAATTTCTACTTCCCTGCATGCAGGAGGTTCAGTAACTTGTAGTCTGATGCAGACAGAGGAACGAAGTTGTGACATGTTCGCTATTCATAGCCATTAATTGCAAAATCCATGATTCCACATCAGCAGTTTCCTGACAGCCTGACAaggtgccagctcctgcagcacaccCTTCTGGTGATCAGCTACACTTGCACTGCAAACGACTGCaaggacacagccctgcagtgctcccTCCCAAACacccaggcacacacacacactggcaGACACATACTCATCCATAGCCTCAGCTCTGGCTCATACTCACTGAAAGGGTGCAATGGCTTCAGGAAGGAGGTTGTATGTTGCTACATTGGTCATTTTGTtgaagaagaatttcttcttgaaGTTTTTGCTGTATGCCATTGTCCAGGGATCTAGCAGAGGGGTTACAGggatcagagggaaaaaaaaaatcacagaagaaaTAGACATACAGTaaaagcagggaggaggaaTCTATAAGAGTAACTGTGATCCTTCCATtactcctttttccttccttctcccaaGACAACCTGCTTCCCAAGCTGTTCTctattcacaaaaaaaaaccccatctccCTCCATTTAGAAGCTGACATTTGAAACAGGGTATTTCCACTTCCTATTACTCTGGAAAACATCTTGATGAAAAATTGTGAtctcattaaaaaagaaagtagtcagtcatgtaaaaaaaatggaattacCCCCATGATAGCTAATCAACCCACAACACAAAAACTTACATATAATACCCTAAACCTCACCCAAATCCAAGCTACCCCCATTACATGCAAACACTTAATCTCTAGCCATTCGAATATTGCCATTCATTTTTTACCAAGTTACAAGATGAGCAAGCCTGGTCAGTACTTTTTACTTGGAGAGacaaagaaaagctgagaggGAGTGGGGACTCTCTTTCCTACCGTTCATAGTCCGTACGATGTAGAGTCCTGTGGGCACAAAATGCCGATCATCTCGGCCGGTGTAGGACAGCCGGGGCATTCCTCCTGAACTCTTGATGACTTTCATCTCTAACCTAAACGTTGAGAGAAGGCAGTGATAGAGAGTGTTCCTTCCTTTACTGTGCTTCTACACACCTGGTACCACCTgcatccccttccccagagTGTCACAGTGAGAACTGACAGCACTGCACAGGACAGGATCAAAATCATCACACGCTGAAAAATTGGAGTTTTTGCCTTTCCATCCAGGACAAGAGAAACCAGTCAGACCTGTCTATATCAGGCTGCCAATTGAGTGCTGTGGTGAAAAATCTGTGATAAGCTACCATAATTAATCCAAATAGGGTTCCTATTTCAAGTGTGAATTCTTGACCTTTCAGGCCACTGAGAAGTCATTGATACTTCTGCACCCAAACTCAGGCACTGTTGCTACTCCAACTGTTATGAAGTGCATTGGCCACATCTATGGCATTAGAATGATGCTCTGAGTGAGCAGCATCTCAGGAACAGCAGCCACCACGAGCTCTAACAGCTCTTTCTGCATGACCCCACTAGCACAGATCAGAACATTCTCTCCCATTGCTCTGCACAATGACTGATAACCTCAGTGGGCCCTGACATTTTATTTGCACCAAATGCTTACCTCACAAAAATCTTGTCCATTTCTTCCAATCTGTATACTTCCTTCACTCTGGGAAGACAAGacaaaaacattatttcaaaAAAGTTTaaactgtgcttttttttttttttctgcccagCTACAGGTAGCAGACAAATTGTTGGTTTTATATAGCATGAGGTAGTCAGGCTCAACTGAGCTTTACCCTTCTTTATCTCCTCTATCTTTATGCTTCAGTGCCTAGTTTTTCCTGGCTTGAGAAAACCTGACACCTGCATGCCCATGGCTGGATTGCTGTAAGCAGCAGATAAATGTCCTTGCTGCTAAGGCAACTGTACATTTTTACCTCAGGTTGACTATACAGAAAAGTGAAAACAGTGAAAGTCAGgtgcttttgttttcccatcAGATAAATTGACCAAGCTCAGTCCCAGGCATGTTCTGGCTTCAACATGTTGGTCTCACAGTAAAATTAACAATCTGATCTTCACCATTACTATCCTCAGAGGTACAACACACTTGTTAATTACCCTGACTGAGGtaaaaagagctttttttttttaatcagtaaaGATTGTTTTGAGTCCTCATTCTGTCATTACATCAAActgattttgttgttttgagatACAGAAAAACAATAAGTTAAAAAAGCACTGCCTCTGATTGGACACCCCAACCACTCATTTCTCACATACTGCTACAAGCATCAGGCTTCAAAAGAGTACAGCAGGAACACTTTAACACCTTTCCACAAAAGCAGCAAATGACCCCTCTACAATCCATTTCCCCAGCTCTCTTCCTCACTTCACCTTCAGCCTTCCCCAGCATTTTGGGTCCCTCCAATTATTACAATTGTCCATTTGTTATTAGGCAGAGATTCCACTTGTTACCTTTCATTAAGCCATTAAGGAGAAGatcctctttccctttctgcaGATTTTTTCCTGATATTGCTGCACTTCAGCTTGTGAATGAGAAGCTGTTTTGTCCATAATACGTAACTGATGCCTTCACAGTGGTGCTCTTATGCTACACTGCAGTAGAATTAATGAAATAGAAGGCCAGGAGACAACCAAAGCTGAAACCCTTTGTCAGGAACTTTCCTGGGGGTTGTAACAAAAGCCTTGCCCTCAGAGATGCTGGTCAGTCCTGCATTTACTAACAGTCAGCATCAGTGTACTGCTGCTGACCCTTcagggcagacaaggagagaaTTCTTTGCAATGATTAAGCTCACTGGGTACTAGACCTACCATCACACACATTTGGAATCAACACCAGCCAATCCACCTATGATGAAAGGTGACATGTGAAAGAAGGGCACAACTTCTCCATTAACAATATTTACCTTAAATGTACTAAAAGCTTTTAGCCTCTCTCCAAAGAACATACCAGAACTATGAATTTCAGCCTGAAACTTAACACCCCTTCATGTCCTCCACACACTGACACCAAGGCAGGCGAGGCTGAGGGAAGGAGGTGTCACTCACCGGATGGGGTTCATGTCCGGCCGGCTGGGTTTGGAAACAGCTTTGACAAACTTCTCTGCCAGCCGAATCCTGAATGAACATGGAAACAGAACCCAGCAAGTTAATGGGGCCTttggcacagcagggagggaacagCTTCAACAGAGTAAGTGATTTGACAACTCAGGACATGCATACTGCTAGGCAAATGGGTCTGGTAAGATTTCTTTTCACTCCACCCTCCCAATTCAGTGCCCAGTGATACTGCCTATTATCCATTACAAATGAGTCTCCATAGCTTACTCTCTTAGTCCTCATGCTGTTGAACACTGGTATATTTATCAGGCTAGCAGGATTAGCAGAGACATTATGTCCCTGAGGAAGGAAACAGAGTGGTTTGCTCCTTCTCTCTCGGGTCATTCATATTCCCAGAATGGTCAGTTTACCCTAGCCATGCCTGGCTTACCCTAAGCTAAGAAAGAACTAGAGCTGCCCTCATACACAGAGAAGATACAGTTGGAAAAGCCTGTATGTACTTCAGTTCAGAGCAGCTTCATTCCCAGTTCATCTTTATAGCAGTGTTTCAGCTGAATGCACTTGTCTCCCCATGCTCAGCATTCTGCTTTTTGTCTGAACACTGTTTCCCAGTCACTCCTACACATGTATAGAAAAAAGCTTCTCCAGAACCTACATACCTCTGGTTGAAATGCTGCGTTCGAACATCATTGCCATTCAGCACCAAGACATCAAGGATGTGGATGGCACTGATTTTTCTCTGGGCTTTCCCCTAAGGACAGCAATACAGAGATTGATTATTCACACTGTTGATATTTCAGCTTTGATTTATAGCCTGTTTTTTGACAGGACATCTCTTCTAGCAAGAAGGCACCTTTCCAGGTATTAGAAGCACACAAATTCCCTGCTGCCCGTTATACAGGAACATGGCATCCTCCAAGAACTGGTGCATCTCAAATACCCAGTTCTGTCTtaggggagggagagagggcaGGACCACAGCTGCCATCACCAGCTATCTGTGCCTTATCAGGTATCACAAAGCCCAGTACTCTACAGTATCCTTGCCTGAGGTGCAAGAGGACAGGGAAACTTCCCAGGCACCTGGGATTTTTCACTTTACACTGTAAATATACCCCGAGGATCTTCTCCCCGTAGCCTGCAGTCACTACTGAGCGGTTATGTACCCACAGACCCACAGATACATGAAGTCATGGTGGCAGTGTCATGTGCAGCTCCACTTAGAACAGCAACACATCAGGTAGGTCCAGAGTGTTTTCAAAACAATGTTGAAGGCTCATATTTCTAGGACTGGACAGAAAGAACTTAATCCAAAATAGTTACTCTAAAGATCTTATACAAAAAAAGCCCACCTTGTACCCGGCACAGATGGAACATTTATTCTGCAGCATCGTACAGAGATTAAGTGAAACTGCTCTTTGTAGCAAAATGGTAAGAGAGAGTAGGTTCCTACCTCTCCTTTCAGCTCATGAACAATCTCCACAGAGAGAAGAGTATCTCGTGGCAGCTCAGTTTTCAAATCCAGCTTTGTCCAGCGGTCTGACTGGCGACCACCCCAGGTGTAGATCTGTGATTTCTGTACATAAAGACTGAGTCAGATTCAGCCAAGGCTTCCCGAGGGCAGGGGTGGAGAAGAGACCTCTAACTGCAGAGCAACCCTCAGAGAATCTTTTTGTCCTAAGCTGTCACAGGCAGTTTCTTTGTCATAAGTTTTAAGGAAGAATCTTAACCTCTACAGCAAAGGAACAAAAACACCAATTCTAATCTACCAGTGACTTTTCACACCCACACAAAGAACCAGAAATAGAACACCTTTAAAAGGACAGTGAAGATAATTAGAGACACTAGCAGGAGTGCAGGTCTCTGTGTAGGCTGAGATTATAGAAAAAGGGTTAATTAGTGTGAAAGGCAGTGACATCAGGAGAAAGAAACATAAATAACTAGCAGTCTCGGGTACTGCTGATGAGATTCTTTTAGGCCTTTAGGGGCAGAAAAAGATGGGATGAAACTGCAAGGCAGAATAGTAGCATTGAAATTAATCAGCAAGACTCCCAGACTGTTCTTAGCACTTACCCCTAACCCCAAGAGGAACTTCTGCTCACTTCCAGACACCATACACCGGTAATCTAACACTTGGCGAATTTTTTCCAGTGTGCTGGAATTCAGAGGAGTGGGTTTGTAACTGAAGGTATCAATGTCTGTGCCCTAAAGAGCAAAATATGGAAAAGGCAAGATAGACACATCAACACGCAGGTAAACATAACTTCTACATGAAGCAATAATCCAGGACTAGCTTCTTCATCTCTTAATTCcaatatgaaaaaaaagttatatttgTATGAAAGGATTCTAGGCAAGCTCTCACCTGAATCAGCTCAAAGAACTTGGACTTGGGATCTGAAGATGAAGGAGCAACACGAGCCTGATCAGGAATCTGAAAACAAATTCAAACAATTGATACTGGGTGCTAATTCTCTGGCACATTGAAAGGAACATTTCTGGTTTCAATATATGACAGGACAGTCTGCCCCTGAAACTCCTGCTCTTGGGATTCAAGATGAAGAAGAGATGTCATGTGGCAAATAAAATGTCTCACATGTTTTGCAAATTTAATGTAGGCATGCCACATCTCACAGAAACcaaccagcagctccagaaagATTTCGTCTAAACCTTTGATGTCATGCATGTTTTGATGAAATATCCTTTCATCAAAGACACACCATCAGCCTGTGAAACTAACTGCCATATCTATGGCCTCACTGCAGTCAAAAGCTTAGGAAACAGAAACTGCAGACTCATAAAATGAGACCTTTTAGAAAGCTCTGCTGCTTGGGATCTAGGTGCTAAGTTCACCCTGTGTACAATGAAATATTCTCAACTGCAAAGAAGCCTGCTCAGTTAAGCCATACACAATAAATCAGGGACATCCTGTTTGATTACACAACAGCTTGAAACGCTTTCTGACTTTCCCACAAGACAAGATATTGAACCTCTGTCTAGAAAGTCCTATCTTTACTGCAGCTCCACTCTTGTTTCACTGTAGCAAGGACACCTTCATAATTTGCATGCTTGACCCCTTACTTACCCCCCATAGCTGGAGACACTCCTTTCGGATTTCAGCCTGCCGTGGCTCAACCAGCGTTCTAAAGAAAGACAGCAAACTGTTAAAGATGGTGAAGCCTCCTTCATCTTGCAGCATTTTATATCCCAGCCTTATAAAATCTGGAACTTTCAGCATCTGGCTTGACAACAACAAACATGAACTGCTCCACAAAGGGTTGTATGAAAgaggctgctgccttccctccccaccctccagTTCCTGTGTTTAGCTTTGTTTCATGGTTTGCACTACTGACTATCAGCCATCCCTTCATTCCATGAAAGTACCACTGGGtataaatattttcactaaGTTATGTATTTGTACAAACTTATGCTAATCTCCAAGAGCTGGGTACACAGACCTGCTTAAGAATAACAGTGCAAACCTGCTGAAGGCCATACAAATTACAGTTTCAAGGTAGAATCAGCTCTAAGACAATTTCTAACTACCATATTCTCTCAACTTTCTACCCCATATTATGTCTGGAAACACCTGAGCAGAAAAGCCATAGCAGGGAAACATTGCAATGGCTTTATTTTTATGCAAGCAATTAACATCAAACTTTAGGTAATTCCAGGTCTGTAACATAGATGTTTTGAATTGCCCCTGGAAAGATGAACAGCTATGACCCACACTCAACTTGGATGGTCACTGTTGAATTGAAAATACCAGCTGCAAGTTACTCTTCTGCTTACATTCCTGGTAAGAAGCAAGCTCACTTATGGTAACTGGAAATCATCCAATGCATGGAAGCCTTCTCGACAAGGGTGATAATAGACCATCAGTTTTCAGGACTCCTCCAGCCACCCACACATCTCTGCAAATAACTCAGGTGGAGACACAAACTGAGCTACCTAAAAGCACTTTTCACTTTCCTGGCTCCAAAGGCCAAGACAAGTATCAACTCAAATCAATAACTTATTTAATAAGGGCAAAACAATTCATTAATAGTAGGTTAATTCAATCTTCACCAAAAGGCAGAGGAATATACTCACGTGTCTTGAACAAAGGCACGGATTTTGGCTAGTGCCTTTATCTGAACTTTGCAGTGGctaaaagagaataaaagttTTAGTCAGGGAGCAAATTAATCACCACCAACATTGTTCTACTGTTCAAAACAAGAAAGAGTGCTGGGACAACAGGGGGAAGCCAGTCTGATTCACAGAGCAATGAGGGATCTTAGCCAACATGATTCAAACTGACAGGAAGATCAGTGGAACAAATTAggcagtattttcttttctacacAGTTCTCTGAGGCCAAACAGTCACTAACAGCAATACAGAATTTCTGTCTGCACAGGgacccctgctctgctcagcctctcAGGGaacaaaagcagagcagtgtgGCAGCATCAACAAGTACTTCCATGAGTGTAGGAAGTTACACAGGAAAGCCACGCTAAATTAATCTGCCTACAGCCAGCAGCCTTCATCACCCACAGTAACTCACTTTTCATTGGATTGGACAACGTAATTGTAGAAGTCCTGGTTGTCTTTGATCACGTTCAGCGGGACGATAAGATTCACATCCACGTCGGAATTGCGCAGCTGGTTGAGTCTGATGTTTACTGTGAACAGGTAATCCCGCACATCCTCAATGCCTGACTTCAGGCCTTTGCACACCACGTACCTGCACAGCAAGGCACAGACATCAGTTCCTTCACACAGCCAACTTTTCTGCCACACTCTCATTTAAAGGGGAGCTTCCCAAACCCCAGGAACTCTTTCCTCCTGAATATCCTTAGGAAGATGCAAACTGACCTATCACTGAGTCATCGTACATTTTCTAAGCTCTGGAAAGACAAGGAAATGCAACCCTATGAAAACCCCCCACATATCTCCCCCAAGTAGTAAATCAATTCTGCTAAAATTGACAGATACAATGAAAACACAGAtaatatcacagaatcatagaatggtttgggttggaagggatcttaaagatcatccaatACCTTCAAGTACTGGAAGGCCCCAGTTAGGCCACCCctaagccttctcttttccaggctgaacaatcccaattctcagTCTTTCCTCATAGGAAATGCGCTCCATTGTTGAAATCATGTTGGTTttcctcctctggacttgctccaacaggtccataCCCTTCcttgtgctggggaccccagagctggatgcagcactgcaggatgggtctcaccagagcagagtaGCAGGACACAGTCCCTTTCCTAatcctgctggccatgctgctttggAAGCAACCCAGGATACAactggctttctgggctgtgagcacgCAGTGCCAGCTCATGTCCAACCTCTCATATATCCTCTGGCTTCATGAAACCATAGTTGTTTCATGCAAAACAAGATCTGTTACATACCCAGTTCCATAGCTTCCTTCCCATAACAGTAATTTGGCAAACATCATCTCTACCTTGTCTATAATTTACCAAACAGCTAAAATGTTTCCTCCTCCAAGACACCTGCTAATTGAGGCAGGTCACAAAGCCTCCACTAAGCTTACCCAAATCCATCTATCACTGTATTTAGAGGATTGCTCTCTTTAGTAGGCCCTCATGCTCAAGCATCTCACCTCTCCGAGTTAGCAGGGCGGCTTGTCACAGGTTTAAAGATGCAAATTCTCTCAAAGCAGCAATACAGCAGATAAACAAGACCCACACTGAATGGAGTAAACAGGTCAAAGGTTTTGCAGACAAAATGTCCTCCTgtaaaaaaaagaggaagtaCATTGATGCCAGGAGATAATAAGGAAATAAGGAGATACTGAGCACCTCAATCCTTCTGCAGAActagaaacagattttttgtGCAATTAAACAGCATCCAGAACACAGTTATGAAGTGGGCCAGCAAGACTTCATGAAACATCTTCCCTATGTGTCTGCagcaaagagagaaaagcaTTCCCTTGGCAAGAATCTAATTGGTACGCAGGCTGTCTCACAAGCAAACCTCCTATCTGCCCCCCATCCTTCCCTTCCAGGCCCAGACTGTGCCCTACAGCCTGGCAGTATGCCATGCCAAAGCCTCCAGGGAAGAGGAGCCCTGATATATGCAACAAGGAACCTCTGACTAGAGGAAAAGACTAATAGATGTTACCTGAACAGAACAACTTGCCATCTAGAGAGAAAAGAGTCTGTGTTGCCCCTCTCCTTCAAACAAGATTCCCAATTTCCCCAAGCAAAAAGCAGGCAGCACTATAATCATTTTTACAGAACTATCATCTACCCATGTAGGAAAGACTTAAAGAAAGCTGCCCCTTTTATCACATCACATTTGAGACTACTCCTTAGTAGATCATTGCCTCGGGTTCCTCAAAACATAGGGCATAAGATACAAATTATCATTTTGTTACAAATTGTCTTCTATATCAGTGCCAAAGGCTAACTAAACTCAGTGGAAGACAGGACCCATCGGAAGGAGACACAGTGTAAAGTCCATCATTTACTAACAATGAGG
This window encodes:
- the CMTR1 gene encoding cap-specific mRNA (nucleoside-2'-O-)-methyltransferase 1; its protein translation is MKRRTEPEFSSPQNKQKKRIEDLGLTLSSTSDDENQFSNHTTQESSSSTSGSDSEGDEKRPVFSNEFKQDSLVEGTSSRYSMYNSVSQKLMAKMGFREGEGLGKYGQGRKDIVEASNQKGRRGFGLTLKGFDGELNVDWQDEPEPSAYEKVDWCPECTTEIPDAQELKEWMTVGKRKLMIEDETEFCNEELLHSVLQCKSVFDELDGEEMRRARTRSNPYEMIRGAFFLNRAAMKMANMDHVFDYMFTNPKDSQGVPLIKEYDAELLYFADVCAGPGGFSEYVLWRRKWHAKGFGMTLKGPNDFKLEDFYSASSELFEPYYGEGGIDGDGDITRSENITAFQNFVLDNTDHKGVHFLMADGGFSVEGQENLQEILSKQLMLCQFLTALSIVRTGGHFVCKTFDLFTPFSVGLVYLLYCCFERICIFKPVTSRPANSERYVVCKGLKSGIEDVRDYLFTVNIRLNQLRNSDVDVNLIVPLNVIKDNQDFYNYVVQSNENHCKVQIKALAKIRAFVQDTTLVEPRQAEIRKECLQLWGIPDQARVAPSSSDPKSKFFELIQGTDIDTFSYKPTPLNSSTLEKIRQVLDYRCMVSGSEQKFLLGLGKSQIYTWGGRQSDRWTKLDLKTELPRDTLLSVEIVHELKGEGKAQRKISAIHILDVLVLNGNDVRTQHFNQRIRLAEKFVKAVSKPSRPDMNPIRVKEVYRLEEMDKIFVRLEMKVIKSSGGMPRLSYTGRDDRHFVPTGLYIVRTMNDPWTMAYSKNFKKKFFFNKMTNVATYNLLPEAIAPFHVCHYSRLFWEWGEGVKVHDSQKRQDPEKLSKETVLSFIQAHYP